Proteins encoded by one window of Salvia splendens isolate huo1 chromosome 7, SspV2, whole genome shotgun sequence:
- the LOC121740877 gene encoding protein FLOWERING LOCUS T-like, whose translation MQRDTNPLVLSRVIGDVIDPFTPTTDLRVYIDGRILCNGYRLRPSQIVSRPRVEIGGQDFRTLHTLVLVDADSPSPGNPYNREYLHWLVIDIPGGMGPDFGNEVVEYEAPQPSLGIHRLVMVVFRQPRRQMLIAPEWRNNFNTRQLSQVYNLGEPVAAFFYNCHRENGTGGRRA comes from the exons atgcagaGAGACACGAATCCGCTAGTGCTGAGCCGTGTGATCGGAGATGTCATCGATCCCTTCACTCCCACCACTGATCTCCGAGTATACATTGATGGCCGGATCCTCTGCAACGGCTACCGCCTCCGCCCTTCTCAGATCGTCTCCCGCCCTAGGGTTGAGATCGGCGGCCAGGATTTTCGCACTCTCCACACTCTt GTTCTGGTTGATGCTGATTCTCCAAGTCCTGGAAATCCTTACAATAGGGAGTATTTGCACTG GTTGGTGATCGACATCCCCGGAGGCATGGGTCCGGACTTCG GGAATGAGGTGGTGGAGTATGAGGCCCCTCAGCCATCGTTGGGAATCCACCGCCTTGTAATGGTGGTGTTccggcagccacggcggcagatGTTGATCGCCCCGGAGTGGCGCAACAACTTCAACACGCGGCAACTTTCGCAGGTGTACAACCTCGGAGAACCGGTGGCCGCCTTCTTCTACAACTGCCATAGGGAAAACGGCACCGGTGGCCGGAGAGCCTAA